A window of the Macrobrachium rosenbergii isolate ZJJX-2024 chromosome 13, ASM4041242v1, whole genome shotgun sequence genome harbors these coding sequences:
- the LOC136845264 gene encoding uncharacterized protein, with protein MVDRGALPLLVAVVVGLLAVLVLLQPVDSKTVQEVGRCSQGQCRKSSPSCKEIPGEKCGDGLVCCEFRKPGDSNKKANRIGNGEDKKKDKNNKHNVQDKKIHDEDGDEKKNNVKRKEIVKGITDRDGVKGGKNNASGGKENKKEKKKQMKDANKGDGNKKKKKTGNNTSKKTGDRNLGSKTTQKKGNEKTGGKGKPQRQNKNNEISKQKQSGGAKKKQGNKKNQKGSTAKVCASMEGRCIRKSQCNIDKGKQDCKYGVCCTDAKRSGSSKNLKGNRCNPKDCVKKKECNIPNAKKKGCNQGSVCCIGKNRNLNRSDGCKKSGGQCKRKNKCQGKIINKKCPGNTKCCVSVVKSNRPAYSCEKKKGQCQTTCKKGTIRIKGKCPGNNVCCGAKRVSAEPRTNQIVEKRKTCKRMGMKCKRRCSKRKIREYGGCKSGTVCCKVRRNKCKQKGGRCQSPDKKCSKTINPKGCRAGQVCCKKNKCVENGGKCKKNCAGDILSLSGCNGKQVCCKKRQSCRAAGGRCRTSNKCPPSTIIPNVNKCANNKVCCPAAKTCNKAKGKCRPLSKCKGDIIPVGRPCKDGKVCCSKNGTCKEAKGVCRKATQCTPPDTVINITKKCANNKVCCKKAKCKTFTNDLCKSLSGQCRKKCKEGENLVANGCTSDKCVCCARGNMTTTPASTSVSTSQGPNATNVPTSPNPDSTKAPTSQKPDSTEAPTSQKPDSTEAPTSQKPDSTETPTSQKPGSTEAPTSQKPDSTNITPTSHKPDMTKSSTSTPDKTIAPTSKKPDTTIAPTSKKPDKTIAPTSKKPDTTIAPTSKQPDKTVAPTSKKPETTIAPTSTKPGTTKAPTSTIPDTTAPTSPTSTSNPTTTTSAVTTTSATPTPRLPQIYRQISELETVRNKLNSLLRNLYNLYNGIQNALNAAVTRKRRQTRDLATDISTFIADTLALLENITNFVDQRDTTNIDSSTNETETLVITVITIKVSIKSNPSNLTSVQKTKLKDLQTSIEKEEENIEDEISSIDEEIATLNKEALQEGGTTLHVTTIAKEKVTQASVQSSSSSGSKTSASEGESTSSGASISSGASTSSGASISSGTSTSSGASASASRTGILSKAYGHMPILIYL; from the exons atGGTGGACCGAGGGGCGCTACCTTTACTAGTAGCGGTCGTTGTGGGTCTCCTTGCCGTCCTAGTGCTACTTCAGCCAGTAGATTCG aaaactgtcCAAGAAGTTGGCAGATGCAGTCAAGGACAATGCAGAAAGTCTTCTCCTAGTTGTAAGGAAATTCCTggagagaaatgtggagatgGCCTCGTCTGCTGCGAATTCAGAAAAC CCGGCGACAGTAACAAGAAAGCTAACAGAATTGGAAAtggagaagataaaaagaaagacaagaacaataaACACAATGTTCaggataaaaaaatacatgacgAAGACGGAGATGAAAAGAAgaacaatgttaagagaaaagagatagtaaaaggaataactgATAGAGACGGGGTTAAAGGAGGTAAAAATAACGCCAGCggtggaaaggaaaacaaaaaggaaaagaagaaacaaatgaaagatgcaaataaaggagatggaaacaagaaaaaaaagaaaacgggaaataacACATCAAAAAAGACAGGAGACAGAAATCTTGGGTCAAAGACAactcaaaagaaaggaaatgaaaaaacaggaggaaaaggtAAACcacaaaggcaaaataaaaataacgagatATCAAAACAGAAGCAATCTGGAGGAGCGAAAAAGAaacagggaaataaaaagaatcagAAAGGATCGACAGCCAAAGTTTGCGCTTCAATGGAGGGCAGGTGCATTCGTAAGAGCCAGTGCAACATAGACAAAGGAAAGCAGGACTGCAAGTACGGCGTTTGTTGTACTGATGCTAAGAGGTCCGGCTCCTCGAAAAACCTGAAGGGGAATAGATGCAACCCAAAGGACTGCGTCAAGAAAAAGGAATGCAATATCCCAAATGCAAAGAAGAAAGGTTGCAACCAAGGTTCCGTGTGCTGCATCGGGAAAAACAGAAATCTAAACAGAAGCGACGGATGTAAAAAATCGGGGGGTCaatgcaagagaaaaaataaatgccaaggaaaaataattaacaagaaaTGCCCAGGCAACACCAAATGTTGCGTGTCGGTGGTGAAAAGTAACAGGCCAGCTTATTCCTgcgagaagaagaaggggcagtgCCAAACTACTTGTAAGAAAGGTACTATTCGCATTAAAGGAAAATGTCCCGGGAATAACGTGTGCTGCGGAGCCAAGAGAGTCTCAGCCGAACCCAGAACAAATCAGATAGTTGAGAAAAGGAAAACCTGTAAGCGGATGGGAATGAAGTGCAAACGTAGGtgctctaaaagaaaaataagagaatacgGAGGCTGTAAATCGGGGACGGTTTGTTGCAAAGTCAGGAGGAACAAATGCAAGCAAAAAGGTGGCAGATGTCAAAGTCCAGATAAGAAGTGCAGTAAGACGATAAATCCTAAAGGTTGCAGAGCGGGCCAAGTATGTTGTAAAAAGAACAAATGCGTGGAAAATGGAGGCAAATGCAAAAAGAATTGCGCTGGTGATATATTAAGTCTATCAGGATGTAATGGTAAACAAGTATGCTGTAAAAAGAGGCAATCATGCCGTGCTGCTGGCGGAAGGTGTCGAACGTCGAACAAATGTCCTCCTTCGACGATCATTCCCAACGTTAACAAATGCGCCAATAACAAAGTGTGTTGCCCCGCAGCAAAGACTTGCAACAAAGCCAAAGGAAAATGTAGGCCTCTATCGAAATGCAAAGGCGACATAATCCCGGTGGGAAGACCTTGTAAGGACGGCAAAGTTTGCTGTAGCAAGAACGGGACTTGCAAGGAAGCGAAGGGCGTCTGTCGGAAAGCAACTCAGTGCACACCACCGGACACAGTCATCAACATCACCAAGAAATGTGCCAATAACAAAGTGTGCTGCAAGAAAG CCAAATGTAAGACATTCACTAATGATCTCTGCAAGAGCCTCTCTGGTCAGTGCCGAAAGAAATGCAAAGAAGGCGAGAATTTGGTGGCAAATGGTTGCACTTCAGATAAGTGCGTCTGCTGCGCTA GGGGAAATATGACAACTACACCAGCATCAACCAGTGTTTCTACAAGCCAGGGACCTAATGCAACAAATGTTCCTACGTCACCAAATCCTGACTCAACAAAAGCCCCTACATCTCAGAAGCCTGATTCAACAGAAGCCCCTACATCTCAGAAGCCTGATTCAACAGAAGCCCCTACATCTCAGAAGCCTGACTCAACAGAAACCCCTACATCTCAGAAGCCCGGTTCCACTGAAGCCCCTACATCTCAGAAGCCTGATTCAACAAATATAACCCCTACATCTCACAAGCCCGACATGACCAAGTCTTCTACTTCTACACCTGACAAAACAATCGCTCCTACATCCAAGAAACCCGACACAACGATCGCTCCTACATCCAAGAAACCTGACAAAACAATCGCCCCTACATCCAAGAAACCTGACACAACAATCGCTCCTACATCTAAACAACCTGACAAAACAGTTGCCCCTACATCCAAGAAACCTGAGACAACCATCGCCCCAACATCCACGAAGCCTGGCACCACCAAAGCTCCTACTTCTACGATTCCTGACACAACAGCTCCTACATCACCGACTTCTACATCAAACCCAACTACAACTACCAGCGCAGTCACCACTACAAGTGCTACTCCAACTCCAAGACTACCACAGATTTACAGGCAAATTTCCGAACTAGAAactgtaagaaataaattaaattcccTCTTAAGGAACTTATATAATCTATACAATGGAATCCAAAATGCGCTAAATGCAGCAGTAACTAGAAAACGCAGACAAACCAGAGATTTGGCTACAGATATAAGTACATTTATTGCAGATACACTGGCTCTTctggaaaatattacaaattttgtAGATCAAAGAGATACGACAAACATTGACTCCTCAACTAATGAAACTGAAACACTTGTGATAACAGTGATTACAATCAAAGTTTCTATTAAATCTAACCCCAGTAATTTGACTAGTGTCCAGAAAACCAAACTGAAGGATCTCCAGACctcaattgaaaaagaagaagaaaatatcgaAGACGAAATAAGTAGTATTGATGAAGAGATTGCTACATTGAATAAAGAGGCTTTACAAGAAGGTGGAACCACACTTCATGTAACGActattgcaaaagaaaaagtaacacaAGCATCAGTCC AATCTAGTTCATCATCTGGCTCTAAAACTTCAGCATCTGAAGGCGAATCAACATCAAGTGGTGCATCAATTTCAAGTGGGGCTTCAACATCAAGTGGTGCATCAATTTCAAGTGGGACTTCAACATCAAGTGGTGCATCAGCATCAGCATCAAGAACTGGTATATTATCAAAAGCTTATGGGCATATGCCCATACTTATATATCTCTAA